The Alteromonas macleodii ATCC 27126 genome segment CTAAATAGTATAATAGAGGCAAGGTAAGTCGAGAGTTTCTTCATATTAATACCTATTGAGACGCAGGGCCAAATACAGAGGCAGCCAAGCTGTTCGCCACAACAGAAGATTTACCCGCCACTTTCCCACATCCTCTGATAATGAATACATGGCAATTGACGTTGCTTCCACCAATCACGTTACTCGAGCCTCGACAAGCCTGCTCTCTGATAAAGGCAGTGCGCGACCAACTCTTTGACGAGGCCTCACTTTGATACGTGCCATCCACCACATGTCTGTCACCAACAGCAAGGCCGCCTTCAGTCATGTATCTGTCAGTCCACTCCCCGTCATCGAAACAGCTCATTGAATCTGCTTCAGGGTCAAACACGTTACCCTGCCGAGCTTCCGAGAGCGGGTCTGTCTTATTCGGGTCGGTAAGTAGGGTTTCATCTTCAGATTCAAAGAAAACGCCCGCGATCGCTGCTTCAGCAGCATCAAAAGCCAAACCACTTTGCTGCATAGACACTGCCATTTTAGACTGAGACAAGCTACTGGTTACCGCGCTTACCCCTAAAACAGTGATTGAAAGCAACACAAGAAGTGCGAATACCATCACTAAGCCTTGTTGTTTCATCGCGAACTCCTGACAAAATTTTTCATATTTCGAAGTGCCAACGTTTTTGAGAACACTTGATAATAATGGGCCGTGTCCATCGTTTTAGATGCTTCGTTTAACAGCGCATATTTCTGAGACTGTGTTTGTCTCACTTCATTTTGATAGCTTTTAAGCATTAGCGCCCAGCGCAGTGACACAACTTGTTGATTAAGCGCCCTTAAATCTTCAATTTCATCTGCGGTTACATACGAAACAGCTTGCCCTTGAGAATTGGTAATGCTGCTTGAAACGCCGAACTGCACTTGGAAACTTTCGACGTTATCGAGCAATGTTACGGTAAGGGGCGACACTGTCTGCACCTTTAGGCCACGAAGTACCCGACCATCATATC includes the following:
- a CDS encoding PilX N-terminal domain-containing pilus assembly protein translates to MKQQGLVMVFALLVLLSITVLGVSAVTSSLSQSKMAVSMQQSGLAFDAAEAAIAGVFFESEDETLLTDPNKTDPLSEARQGNVFDPEADSMSCFDDGEWTDRYMTEGGLAVGDRHVVDGTYQSEASSKSWSRTAFIREQACRGSSNVIGGSNVNCHVFIIRGCGKVAGKSSVVANSLAASVFGPASQ